The sequence below is a genomic window from Lolium perenne isolate Kyuss_39 chromosome 4, Kyuss_2.0, whole genome shotgun sequence.
aaattgtttcgagtgaagtatttgagtgggaggacaatataatttgataaggtttatgaacccgaGCATAATGATcgtagtagcgcagcatcggaattggtttcggaagcggccacgacgatcatggctctcatgactacaaaatgttttagccatggagatcgaagtacatattgaaccttgtaggtatggtttactttgtgatcaaataaatgatttgtggacaaaggattgattttgatcaatgataaaccaactacaaaacaaagaagttatgatgggccctgactccgttaaaatggccatacgccatgaaatccaaaatagatgaatactttttgaaagaaaatagatctataaaattgatggacttggatgaaatatccttgaagaagcttaacttgtcgaaaagttgtttacgacaaagttcaaagagttgactacgacaagattagatcttccgtagcaatgcttaaagtctatatggattattctagtaatcactacatatttcctttatgagatatgttagtaggatggcaaaatacattacttatcagaagtgtgtattaaaaggtgtatacaagatacaaccaagagttttgctgatccgtggaatactagataggtatacaaacttcaatttgatgaagtaagtatagcggagtttgaatcttcactagatgaaatagtcaaagagtttttgatttcatcagaaacaatgaagaggcttgcatttgcaagaaattaagtgggagcgctaagacacatttataatactttatgtaggtgacatatagttggttataaatgatgtaattatatacttgattaaaaaggtttcattgagaattaacttcaatgaaaggatatggactgaaacaaatttagtgtcaagatctatgaagatagattgaaacacataaataagtttaagtcaaagtacatatgatggatattgaagaagttcaatatagaaatattaagaaaatgttcttgtcatgtgaaggtttaacaagacttgagtgtatctgacactcaatgagtaaaaacacatgagtgattatagatcacgaataatatgtacacaatcagatatcatgtgctataaagtgttatgagcatataccagaatgattcatatgatgatcattggacgacagtaagaatatccttgagtactttagaagaactaaggatatacatatatatttttttatgaagaaatgacaaacaaatcgctgtaaggtgttacaccgatatttgtgttgtcacatatcaaaatagaatttcaatctcaaattaaactaagtgttgtttaaaaggtagcacaatgagctagaagttgtctatgctagatttagaagagttctaaatattgtgacggattctacaaaagaaggcagtagtatgtcattattttgacaatgacaaaggatgttaagtcaagaggttctttgagaacttggtgtagttccgagaatcagaactttgaagctatattgtgtgtgacaatattagtgacatatttcagacagcggaattaaggttccaccagaagatcaaacatatttaatgccagctcatttggaaatgagtgatgcgttgagacgcaaatgaattacaaaatacatacatttctgagcgtgtcagatccgatgactaaaaacctctcccgtgagcaatacatgataaagcaccagaaggccaaggtgttatatctttacaaatgtaaactagattattgactctagtgcaagtgggagactgaaggagatatgccctagaggcaataataaagtggttattatttatatctttatgtttatgataaatgtttatatatcatgctagaattgtattaaccgaaacattagtacatgtgtgatatgtagacaaacaagaagtccctagtatgcctcttaaactagcttgttgattaatggatgattagtttcataatcatgaacattggatgttattaataacaaggttatgtcattgtgtgaatgatataatggatacacctaattaagcgtagcataagatctcgtcattaagttatttgctataagctttcgatacatagttacctagtccttatgaccatgagatcatgtaaatcacttataccggaaaggtactttgattacaccaaacaccactgcgtaaatgggtggctataaaggtgggattaagtatccggaaagtatgagttgaggcatatggatcaacaaagtgggatttgtccatcccgatgacggatagatatactgggccctctcggtggaatgtcgtctaatgtcttgcaagtatatgaaagagttcataagagaccacataccacggtacgagtaaagagtacttgtcaggagacgaggttgaacaaggtatagagtgataccgaagatcaaacctcggacaagtaaaatatcgtgagacaaagggaattggtaatgtatgtgaatggttcattcgatcactaaagtcatcgttgaatatgtgggagccattatggatctccagatcccgctattggttattggtcggagtaagtactcaaccatgtccgcatagttctcgaaccgtagggtgacacacttaaagttggatgttgaaatggtagttcttgaatatggaatggagttggaatatttgttcggattcccggatgagatcccggacatcacgaggagttccggaatggtccggagaataagattcatatataggatgtcattttatgtgaattaaaatgtcgcggaaggttctatggaaggttctagaaggttctagaaaagtccggaagaaaccaccaaggaaggtggagtccacaagggactccacctccatggccggccagccctagtgggggtggagtcccaagtggactccaccatagggggccggccaacccccacatgggaggtgggaatcccacctttgggtgggagtcctagttgggctaggtttgccccctcctatggaaggttttggtttcgggtcttattcgaagacttggacaccaacacttgggatccacctatataatgaggggccaagggagggggccggccaccccaaaagaccatagcttggccgccccccttgagtggccggccaccccctcccaaaccctagctttgctcctccacttcatatttcccgcgtagcttagcgaagctccgccggacttctacaccgccaccgacaccacgccgtcgtgctgtcggattcaagaggagctactacttccgctgcccgctggaacggggaggtggacgtcgtcttcatcaacaaccgaacgtgtgaccgagtacggaggtgctgcccgttcgtggcgccggaaccgatcgtgatcaagatcttctacgcgcttttgcaagcggcaagtgatcgtctaccgcagcaacaagagcctcatcttgtaggctttggaatctcttcaagggtgagactcgataccccctcgttgctaccgtcttctagattgcatcttggcttggattgcgtgttcgcggtaggaaaatttttgttttctatgcaacgttatcctacagttacctcgcgacacacacacaaaaccagaaagcctaagaactacgcttcggtcttctgatcataatgtgttcggcgagggtaccgtgcatcttgcaaacctatcaatgacaaactttgtgcacggttagaattgttcgagtgttgttatcaaacacacaaaacacgggatatggatcttgctcttacaatagCTTGATATATATTTTTCTATACATTTGTATTTTTTTCATATCTTTTACATAGTTAACTCTAGTACTGATCTTATAACAAAGAGTGTATTTTGGTGACACTGCATAAAAAATTGATTGGTTGATTAGGgccaataaagtctcttgtacccCTCTCAATCAGTAAGACCCATATTATTTTTACTTAACTAGTTTAGGACTAGCTAGCATGCATGTATTTGGTATGTTTATATTCTACTTCCAAGCATTTAATATAGGGGTTTCCCGTTACGAGCGGCTCATTTACGCTCTCTAGTACGACAACCTTGTCACAAGGATTGCAATCCACGTGTTGTGCCTCGAACCGTCGCTATTGTGATGTTTTGTTCTGCTGCAGAAAATACTTTTTTTTAGTTAAGAGTGTCTTATGCAGTGTAACCAAAATATCACATAGGTGACGCCATGACCATTGAAGGTTCTCAACAAAGGATGAGCATTTGCAAGAGAACCTTCTCCTGCATGGAGACAATGGCGTAACGAAGAAGCTATTTCTATAGAACTCCCGTTTTTACAGCTAGCAATTGAACTATATCgaaatacatatatatatatggtgTATGAAATGCACAATCAAATAGAAATAAGTATTGCTAATGTATTTGCATACAATGTTGAATTAAGAGCTACTGGGTACAGCCGCATATATAAAACGTATGCGATACTTGTAGAAAGCATACGGCTGGTTGAAAAAAAAAATGTGCTAGTTGAGATAAATACACACGGTTGCCTAAAAAAAATCATCGTATGCGATTTTACAAGTGGCTTACGGTCGGGCGTGAGAGCGTTTGTGATATAGATCTAGGATAAAAAAATATTTGTGATGGCCCTTCATATCACAAACGAGAATTACGGAAACAAAATCGTGTGTAAATGGAGGCCCCATGACACACGGTTTAATTAACCTTATTCGTTGTGGAAGACCATCACTCGCCCTTGCATATTAACGATAACGTTTACTGTATGCAACCAGTTATTTTACCGGTATGCCGCATGTTCTGTACTAGTACATCTTTGACCCAGATTAACACATTCTACACAAATACAAGTTAGTAAGGCACAAACAAAGTAGAATACATTCTGTTCATAGCCGAGATGAATCTAtcaatattgatttgatattacaTGCATATTTTCATATTTTGATATATATTCTTGATCGAACTTTGAAAATATCGATTTTTTTTACTAAGTTTATAACTGTCGCCTATTTAGAGAGCGGGGGAGTATCATTGTACGGGTAGCACCCAAACTAGTTATAGCACTACAAATCTTCTCAGAACAGCCACCATTGTTTACATCATCACGGAACGCATTGTGGAAGCTGCTCTTATTTGCCATATCATGATTAGGAGCTACGGCCATATCTATTGCGGACTAACGTGCACCTGCATGCATAACTATACATCACCTGAATTTGTATTCAGATACTTCGATAGGGTACATGTAACGTAGTCTGGTTTGCCATACATGCATCTTTCAGCAGAAAATGGCGTCAAACCTTCCAGAGTCTTCTTCCTCATGTCAAGGGTGAGCAACAAAGCATTTTTCGGATCCACTTTGGACAAGAGGTAGACAGCGTCGCTATCATCCATGCTCAGCGTTGGGAAGCCAGCTGATTGAAGGTTCTCTTCTAGAGCATTATTGGTGTCCACACCATCGGAAAGGAGGCCAGAATAATGGCTTGGGCTGTTGACAACACGGATGTCGTTAACATGAACCAAGCTGCCCCTGCGCCAACAGTTGGAATCAATTGGCCTGTTCCATGTGACGATCCTCCAGCCAAGGTACTCGTAGATGTCATCTTCATCGTCAACGGTCTGGCCCAACGGTAATTCCGAGTCGTAGAGAACCTCTGATTTCGAGACATCTGGTATCTCATAGATTATGCGTCTTCTGCAATACTCCATCTCGACAAACCTGATCAGGCCATCCGCGCAGACGACATCCCGAAACTGCTGCGGGTAGGAGATCTGTTTGTAAGCGTGATTAGCTGGGAGGAGTTTAGGCAGAGGGATAACACGGAAATCTGCAGGGTCCTCGTTGCTGAAGATGTCGTCGCATACGAGGATGCCGTTCCAAAGATCGACCCAG
It includes:
- the LOC127348301 gene encoding uncharacterized protein produces the protein MGVYAASFQPPALPATDAARPAWILLDTLGYISDYCPHNTTKAEAYTSTGKQITVSFFVAEPPAVSYFTVHCPDLKKEDFVTEPRVVHSEKNLALLSLSLRRGIETRTDYFIYRARPGHLPSLDLLPAGTDCRLSKITALASVACVPSSDGEHFVVVALGLTFQPGRYEFNLFRSESGTWNYKLLVWGTSVLGPKPVTIDPAKVIMLGGGAIAWVDLWNGILVCDDIFSNEDPADFRVIPLPKLLPANHAYKQISYPQQFRDVVCADGLIRFVEMEYCRRRIIYEIPDVSKSEVLYDSELPLGQTVDDEDDIYEYLGWRIVTWNRPIDSNCWRRGSLVHVNDIRVVNSPSHYSGLLSDGVDTNNALEENLQSAGFPTLSMDDSDAVYLLSKVDPKNALLLTLDMRKKTLEGLTPFSAERCMYGKPDYVTCTLSKYLNTNSGDV